DNA from Vibrio alfacsensis:
AGGAACGGTAACTCGGCCCGTGTAGTCTGGCTTCGCTTGTGTATAGATTTGATGCATTCGAGTATGGCCAAATAGGGGTTCTGGCAACCCCATTTGCCATCCCTCACTGAGCATATCTGGGCATACAACGGTGACGTCAATGTGTGTCTCTAAACCTTTTAATTGACGAAAAATCAGAGTGCGATGCGCCCAAGGACACGCGAGAGATACATAGAGATGATAACGGCCAGATTCTGGTTGAAACTTGGCATTTGACTTATTTTCAATCCAGTCACGAAAGCCCGCATCTTCGCGTACAAATTGACCTTTGCTTGCTTTGGTGTCGTACCAAACATCATGCCACACACCATCAACTAACTTTCCCATTATTCGCACTCCTAAATCATATTTTCCTTACGAGTATAAAAGAGAGAAAAGAGAATAAATAGGAAAGATTCGCTGAACTTGTTCGAAATATTGAAATGAGACAAATAGAAAAGAGAAACAAAAGAGAGAAAATCTTGAGAAGACAAGGCTTCCACCTCATGACAGAAAGTGAAGTGGAAGCACAAATATTACTTGGCGTGATTCATATAACCATCAAGAACCGCGACGGTATTGTAACCTAAGTCATCAACCGCATAACCACCTTCAAACACAAACAGCGTCGGTAAGCTTAATGTCCCTAGCTGACGACCGATCTCTGCGTAATTGTCTCGGTTAAGCTTAAAGTAACTGATTGGGTCATGCTCATAAGTATCCATCCCAAGTGAGATCACCAAAGCATCAGCACCGAACTGTTTAATTTTCTCTAATGCCGTTTGCAACGCAGGGCCATAGAGCGTCCAGTCCGTTTTACCTTGAGGAAGCGGGAGATTCAGGTTAAAGCCTTTACCAGCACCCTCACCCTCTTCGTCCGCAAAGCCAATGTAATGTGGGTAATCGTAGTCAGGATCGCCATGAATGGACACAAACAGTACATCATCACGCTCATAAAAAATGCTCTGCGTACCATTACCATGGTGGTAATCAACATCCAGAATCGCCACTTTTTGCTTACCTTGACGACGCAATGACTCTGCTGCAATCGCCGCATTGTTAATATAACAGTAACCACCCATCAAATCAGGTGCTGCGTGGTGGCCTGGCGGGCGACACAATGCAAATACCGATTGCTCACCTTGAGCGATAATATCGGCGGCAGTTAACGCACAATCGACCGCTGATTGAATCGCTTCCCAGCTGGTTTTCGTGATTGCGGCGGTCATATCAAAGCTGTAGTAACCGAGTTTACCCTCGATATCTTTCGGAATACGATGACGTAAATGACGTGGACTAACAAAACAGTACGGTGACGCATCGTGCTCACTACCAAACCGCTCTTCCCACTCCGACCATGCCGACTGCAAAAAAGCAACGTAATCAGGAGTATGAACCCAAGTCATTGGCTCTGAGCCATAATTGTTTGGCTCCATCACGCTAAAACCACCGTGTTGTTCAATGGCATTCAATACCATATCTGCACGTTCTGGCTTTTCAAAACAAGGGGTTGGTTCGCCAGAAAGAAATTCGTATTTAACGCGATGCAAACGCTGCTTTTCGCTATAGATAACTTTCATTACTTTTTCAGCTCCATCCAGTAACGCTCGTAAACACCCACAGCATCACCAACACTACCTAGAAATTGACCTTTTTTCTTCACATCTTCTGATGGGAAAATAATTTCACTATCGCGAATCTCTGCTGGCAAATGAGTGAGAGCCTGTAGGTTTGGCACGGCATAACCGATTTCTTTTACCACTTCAGCTTGGTTTTCTGGTCTTAGCAAAAAGTTAATAAAAGTGTAAGCCGCATCTTTATTCTGTGCTTTTTCTGGAATAACGATGTTATCCATCCAGAAAATCGCCCCTTCTTGTGGGTAAACAAAACGAATCGCAGGGTTTTCTTGAAGCGCACGGTAAGCCGTGCCATTCCACTGCATACCAACATTCACTTCACCCGTGATCAGCGGAACATGAGGCGCATCTGAGTTAAAGACCATCACGTTTGGCTTAAGCTTAGTTAAACGGTCATACGCTTGTTGCAGTTCTTTCGGATCTTGCGAGTTCACACTGTGGCCACCTAAGATCAATGACATACCCATCACATCACGCACATCATCGGTGAGCAAAAGTTGACCGGCATATTCACTGTTCCACAAATCCGCCCATCCGGTTAATTTGCTACCATCAACCACATCGGAGTTATAACCGATTGCTGTACTGCCCCACATGTAAGGCAGAGAGTATTGGTTTTGAGGATCAAAGCTTTGATTCATAATACTTGAGTCAAGCTGTGAAAAAGAGTCGATCTTAGACTTGTCGATGCGATGCAGTAATCCATCATTCGCCAATTTGGACACATAATACGTCGATGGCACGACAATATCGTAACCCTCACCATCAATAAGCTTTAGCTTAGCGTACATGGTTTCGTTACTTTCAAACGTCGCGTAATTAACTTTAATACCGGTTTCTTTGGTGAAATCTTCAATGATTGACTGAGGAAGATATTCAGACCAGTTGTAGATATTAAGTGTCGTGGAAGCCCAAACAGGAGAAGAAGAAAGAAGCGCCAACTAGGGCCGAAGCAACAAGAGAATTTTCATTTACGTTAACATACTATCATTTTGTCATGACACGGGATTGTGCCGCGCGGATTAAATAGCAGTAATTTCGGTATAGCAAGATCACCTAAGCCTATTTGTTGATATTGCTCACAATTATCAATAGGCCTTACCTATTATATGGACATTTTATGACTTTAGTGATTGTCAAAATGACAGGTATAAAAAAAGCGCGACCCAAACAAAGGAGTCGCACTTAAGCCCGTCACAGGCTGAATTTAGTTACACTTCAACGTGCAGGCATGACACGGCATGGCTATCCGTGCCTTGGATACTTGGTTTTGTCTGTGAGCATACGTCCGTTGCTTGTGGGCAGCGGGTACGGAACACACAACCTGATGGTGGATTGATTGGCGATGGCAGATCCCCTTCCAGCATTTGAATTTTTTTCTTACGCTCAAGTTCTGGGTCTGGAATCGGAACCGCCGACATCAAGGCGCGCGTATATGGGTGTTTTGGATCGGCAAATAGCGCCTCTGCTTCACCCAGTTCAACGGCATTGCCCAAGTACATTACCAGTACACGATCAGAGATGTGCTTCACAACTGACAAATCGTGGGCGATAAATACCAACGATAAGCCAAGTTCTTTTTGAAGCTCTTTCAGCAAGTTAACCACCTGAGCTTGGATAGATACGTCCAATGCGGATACGGGTTCATCACAGATGATCATCTTAGGTTTCAATATTAACGCACGGGCAATACCGATACGCTGACACTGACCGCCAGAAAACTCGTGCGGGTAACGGTTGATAACATTCGGCAACAGGCCTACTTTTGTCATCATCTCTTTCACACGGTCTTTCACTTCTTGCTTAGTCAGTTCTGGGTAGAACGTCTCTAGCGGCTCAGCGATGATGTCACCCACTGTCATGCGTGGGTTCAAAGACGCCAAAGGATCTTGGAAAATCATTTGGATTTCTTTGCGCGTTTCACGGCGTTGGACGTCTTTCATCTTTGTAAGATCTTGACCCAACCAAACCACTTCTCCCTCTGTGGCTTCCACAAGACCAATGATCGCACGAGCAAATGTTGATTTTCCGCAGCCAGACTCGCCTACTACGCCCAGCGTTTCACCTTCGTATAGACGAACATTTACACCGTCTACGGCTTTTAAGCTTGAAGGCTTTGACCAAGGCCATGCTGATTTCGATGCAATACTGAAGTGCACTCTCAGATCAGAAACATCCAGAATTAGTTTTTTATCTGTACTCATTTGTTCCAAGCCTCCCATTCAGAAAAACATGCGCGCTGACGGCCATCACCAAACAGCGTCAAAATTGGTGCTTCACGCTTACAACGATCCATCACACGGTGGCAGCGATCTTGGTAGGGGCAGCCTGGTGGTAGACGAAGCAAGTTTGGCGGGTTGCCTGGAATTGTTGGCAGAATCTCGCCTTCAGTATCAAGACGAGGAATTGCCTTCAATAGACCTTCCGCATAAGGGTGGCTTGGGTTGTAGAAGATTTCGTTTACTGTGCCGTACTCCATGGTACGACCCGCGTACATAACCAGAACTTTGTCACAAGAACCCGCTACGACACCAAGGTCGTGCGTGATCATAATGATTGCGGTGTTGAACTCAGATTTCAGTTCGTTAAGCAGGTCCATGATCTGCGCTTGAACCGTAACATCCAATGCCGTTGTCGGTTCATCCGCAATAAGCAGTTTTGGACGACACAAAAGCGCCATGGCGATCATTACGCGCTGGCGCATACCGCCTGAGAACTCGTGTGGATACATGGTAATACGTTTACGAGCTTCTGGAATTTTCACCGCTTCAAGCATACGCACTGATTCTTCAAACGCTTCGGCTTTGCCCATGCCTTTGTGTAGCATCAGTACTTCCATCAACTGGTCACTTACTTTCATGTATGGGTTCAGTGAGGTCATTGGGTCTTGAAAGATCATCGCGATCTGTTCAGCACGAACCTTGTTCAGTTCTTTTTCTGGTAGGTTAAGAATCTCATTACCTTCGAACTTCGCGCTACCAGAAATAATACCGTTTTTCGCTAGCAAACCCATGATGGCGAATACGGTTTGT
Protein-coding regions in this window:
- a CDS encoding histone deacetylase family protein yields the protein MKVIYSEKQRLHRVKYEFLSGEPTPCFEKPERADMVLNAIEQHGGFSVMEPNNYGSEPMTWVHTPDYVAFLQSAWSEWEERFGSEHDASPYCFVSPRHLRHRIPKDIEGKLGYYSFDMTAAITKTSWEAIQSAVDCALTAADIIAQGEQSVFALCRPPGHHAAPDLMGGYCYINNAAIAAESLRRQGKQKVAILDVDYHHGNGTQSIFYERDDVLFVSIHGDPDYDYPHYIGFADEEGEGAGKGFNLNLPLPQGKTDWTLYGPALQTALEKIKQFGADALVISLGMDTYEHDPISYFKLNRDNYAEIGRQLGTLSLPTLFVFEGGYAVDDLGYNTVAVLDGYMNHAK
- a CDS encoding extracellular solute-binding protein: MALLSSSPVWASTTLNIYNWSEYLPQSIIEDFTKETGIKVNYATFESNETMYAKLKLIDGEGYDIVVPSTYYVSKLANDGLLHRIDKSKIDSFSQLDSSIMNQSFDPQNQYSLPYMWGSTAIGYNSDVVDGSKLTGWADLWNSEYAGQLLLTDDVRDVMGMSLILGGHSVNSQDPKELQQAYDRLTKLKPNVMVFNSDAPHVPLITGEVNVGMQWNGTAYRALQENPAIRFVYPQEGAIFWMDNIVIPEKAQNKDAAYTFINFLLRPENQAEVVKEIGYAVPNLQALTHLPAEIRDSEIIFPSEDVKKKGQFLGSVGDAVGVYERYWMELKK
- a CDS encoding ABC transporter ATP-binding protein, translating into MSLLDVKDLRVEFTTQDGIVTAVNDLNFSLNQGETLGIVGESGSGKSQTVFAIMGLLAKNGIISGSAKFEGNEILNLPEKELNKVRAEQIAMIFQDPMTSLNPYMKVSDQLMEVLMLHKGMGKAEAFEESVRMLEAVKIPEARKRITMYPHEFSGGMRQRVMIAMALLCRPKLLIADEPTTALDVTVQAQIMDLLNELKSEFNTAIIMITHDLGVVAGSCDKVLVMYAGRTMEYGTVNEIFYNPSHPYAEGLLKAIPRLDTEGEILPTIPGNPPNLLRLPPGCPYQDRCHRVMDRCKREAPILTLFGDGRQRACFSEWEAWNK
- the oppF gene encoding murein tripeptide/oligopeptide ABC transporter ATP binding protein OppF, with translation MSTDKKLILDVSDLRVHFSIASKSAWPWSKPSSLKAVDGVNVRLYEGETLGVVGESGCGKSTFARAIIGLVEATEGEVVWLGQDLTKMKDVQRRETRKEIQMIFQDPLASLNPRMTVGDIIAEPLETFYPELTKQEVKDRVKEMMTKVGLLPNVINRYPHEFSGGQCQRIGIARALILKPKMIICDEPVSALDVSIQAQVVNLLKELQKELGLSLVFIAHDLSVVKHISDRVLVMYLGNAVELGEAEALFADPKHPYTRALMSAVPIPDPELERKKKIQMLEGDLPSPINPPSGCVFRTRCPQATDVCSQTKPSIQGTDSHAVSCLHVEV